One stretch of Ipomoea triloba cultivar NCNSP0323 chromosome 8, ASM357664v1 DNA includes these proteins:
- the LOC116027049 gene encoding replication protein A 70 kDa DNA-binding subunit A-like — MAPMYIVVREIKKNKTTAAIKLRAVRTYDVPQSRFNQDIKSRECVLHDEEGAYVHLHIPGKNVSIQNKFIEGNVYCIKNFLVVQHYYTYKTCSGPHMLKLFNETLVKGYKGLDFPTHMYRLQSFTALKTVDPKVLVDVIGRVVEIYNPLDKLISGRPSRLIDFLIEDLNGNQLKCTVWDQHVEKVMPYLRKDFAEPVIVLIQMGRVKVSENSAEVKITSSYDATQLLFNGDSTEFVEFRQSLSLQQTPLKSLTSNSAYSYGNSAYSYGNSSGGDLSSSKMRIITISDIFQNREVGEFWVPAQIIGIESDVDDWFYQSCKDPGCNKKVDFLDGMFQCSKCSSRYDDCIYRYKIKVRVVDVKGTAPFLLWDREALDLVSVRADELIAKQPKVMIKIPKELKTMLGRGLFFKVNVQKNQLDNLSHAIPVMSVKHFPEMFNTYCPGLLADKDDGLSQVSDYETDSDEGFFSEEEAESPNVNAVKEQSVDVTESDAVKRSLLDQFSSTQNSKKKRVMVVKEEGDDDKET, encoded by the exons ATGGCTCCAATGTACATTGTTGTAAGAGAGATTAAGAAGAACAAAACTACTGCTGCCATTAAGTTGAGAGCAGTGCGTACATACGATGTTCCTCAAAGCCGGTTTAACCAAGATATCAAATCAAGAGAGTGTGTTCTACATGATGAAGAG GGGGCATATGTTCATCTGCATATTCCTGGAAAGAATGTGTCTATTCAGAATAAATTCATTGAAGGCAATGTGTATTGTATAAAAAACTTCCTGGTAGTTCAACATTACTATACCTATAAGACATGCAGTGGTCCTCACATGTTGAAGTTATTCAATGAGACATTGGTAAAAGGCTACAAAGGATTAGATTTTCCTACACATATGTATCGTTTACAGTCCTTTACTGCTTTGAAGACAGTTGATCCTAAAGTATTGGTTG ATGTGATTGGAAGGGTTGTGGAAATATACAACCCTTTGGACAAGTTGATATCTGGTAGGCCTTCCCGGCTCATAGATTTCCTCATTGAGGATTTAAA TGGCAATCAACTTAAATGCACTGTATGGGATCAGCATGTTGAGAAAGTGATGccttatttgagaaaagattTTGCAGAGCCAGTGATTGTGCTAATTCAGATGGGAAGGGTGAAGGTTTCTGAAAACT CTGCTGAAGTGAAAATAACAAGTTCTTATGATGCTACCCAACTTCTGTTTAATGGCGACAGTACTGAGTTTGTGGAGTTTAGACAGAG CCTATCTTTGCAGCAAACACCTTTAAAGAGCCTTACCTCAAACTCAGCTTATAGTTATGGTAATTCAGCCTATAGTTATGGTAATTCAAGTGGTGGTGATTTGAGTAGTTCAAAAATGCGTATCATTACCATATCTGACATCTTTCAGAATAGAGAG GTAGGTGAATTCTGGGTACCTGCACAGATTATCGGAATAGAGTCTGATGTTGATGATTGGTTTTACCAGTCCTGCAAAGATCCAGGATGTAATAAGAAGGTGGATTTTCTTGATGGAATGTTTCAGTGTAGCAAGTGTAGCAGCAGATATGATGACTGCATCTACAGGTATAAAATTAAGGTTAGAGTTGTTGATGTTAAAGGTACAGCACCCTTTCTTCTATGGGATCGTGAAGCACTTGATTTGGTTAGTGTAAGAGCTGATGAATTGATAGCAAAGCAGCCAAAG GTGATGATTAAGATCCCTAAAGAGCTTAAGACTATGCTGGGCCGAGGTCTTTTCTTTAAGGTCAATGTGCAAAAAAATCAGCTAGACAACCTAAGTCATGCTATTCCTGTAATGTCAGTTAAACACTTCCCTGAGATGTTCAATACTTACTGTCCTGGTCTCCTTGCTGATAAAGATGATGGTTTATCCCAAGTTAGTGACTATGAAACAGATTCAGATGAG GGATTTTTTTCAGAGGAAGAGGCAGAGAGTCCAAATGTGAATGCTGTGAAGGAACAATCAGTTGATGTAACTGAGAGTGATGCTGTTAAGAGAAGCTTACTTGATCAATTTTCCAGCACTCAAAATTCAAAGAAGAAAAGAGTTATGGTTGTGAAGGAGGAGGGAGATGATGATAAGGAAACATGA
- the LOC116027050 gene encoding uncharacterized protein LOC116027050, translating to MPMKYDHVVVSITESHDTEDLTITELKEVEDLVEVVEEEEDDSEEEDVVIQIKEGDDVISIKEEVEYGHKIAYCWYKEDNHENQANVAEKSSESSTESETLFLASNSLSADENIWFLDTGCKSKRATKQLEIVHSDLCSLEVPSNGGCKYFVTFIDDFSRKTWVYFLKQESDACDVFQQFKHQMTTRYTPQENGVAERKNRCPTKSVRDKTPDEAWSGNKPSIRHLKLVPNNVQSSLQPESSVRRSQPERHLAARLQDYVLGNDNDLTDEEIVHKHIDIKYHKIRELVAAKQINIEYCASECHVADIFTKPLKTEAFLQLKKEIGMTNLSNLV from the exons atgccgatgaagtatgaccatgtggtggTTTCAATAACAGAGTCACACGATACCGAGGACTTGACAATTACcgagttaaaag aggtggaggatCTAGTAGAGGTtgtggaagaggaagaggatgattcagaggaagaggacgtggtaaTTCAAATCAAGGAAGGGGACGATGTAATTTCAatcaaggaagaggtggag TATGGACACAAAATTGCATATTGCTGGTATAAAGAGGACAATCATGAAAATCAAGCAAATGTTGCTGAAAAATCTAGTGAGAGTTCTACTGAAtctgaaaccttatttttggcCAGTAATAGTTTGTCTGcagatgaaaacatatggttcttggatactggat GCAAGTCTAAAAGAGCGACAAAGCAGTTGGAGATTGTTCACTCAGATTTGTGTTCATTGGAAGTTCCTTCAaatggaggttgtaagtactttgttaccttcattgatgatttcagtagaAAAACATGGGTTTATTTTCTGAAACAGGAGTCAGATGCATGTGAcgtttttcaacaatttaag CATCAAATGACAACTAGGTACACTCCACAAGAAAACGGAGTGGCTGAGAGGAAGAATAG gtgtccaactaaaagtgttcgtgataagacacctgaTGAAGCTTGGAGTGGGAATAAACCCTCTATTAGacatctcaag TTAGTTCCAAATAATGTTCAGTCTTCTTTACAGCCAGAGTCATCAGTTCGGAGATCTCAACCCGAGCGTCACTTAGCAGCCCGCTTGCAAGATTATGTTTTGGGTAATGATAATGACTTgactgatgaagagattgttca caaacacattgatatcaaatatcacaaAATCAGAGAGTTAGTTGCTGcaaaacaaatcaacattgagtacTGTGCAAGTGAATGCCATGTTGCTGATATTTTTACAAAGCCATTGAAGACAGAGGCATTTCTCCAACTGAAGAAGGAAATTGGGATGACGAATTTATCCAATTTGGTTTAA
- the LOC116027911 gene encoding DNA polymerase lambda-like, with product MAPKKKEEPSSPDPHGMFAGMAVFLVENGVQTRRLQIWKERLMQMGASIEDHFSKKVTHVFAMDSNSLLKELDRERLIRSKTKVLLYQWLENSLTEGKMVPEDLYVLSLESGGGDMQNPSADNTSFFDDGEQTPKKSRISYEGASIASPEHKTDTEDHTGILCDSGHPSHLSGSEITSKIILDPHENAAVTSDSSMLYKPPDLNRNVTEIFGKLVDIYRALGDDWRSFSYYKSIPVIEKLPYKIESPDQLKHLPGIGKSMQEHILEIVNTGKLSKLEHFEKDEKVRTISLFGEVWGIGPATALKLYEKGHRTLDDLKYEESLTNSQKIGLKYFQDIKTRIPRHEVEEMERLLQKAGEEILPGVIILCGGSYRRGKASCGDMDIVITHPDRKSHVGFLPKYVKHLKAINFLREDLVFSIHSEEGTDSGVDTYFGLCTYPGRELRHRIDFKVYPRDIYAFGLIAWTGNDVLNRRLRLLAESKGFRLDDTGLFPAFQSSHAKRGMKGASLKFDTEKEVFDFLGFPCLEPHERNL from the exons ATGGCGCCAAAGAAGAAGGAGGAACCTTCAAGTCCTGATCCTCATGGAATGTTCGCCGGAATGGCGGTCTTCTTAGTCGAAAACGGCGTACAAACTCGCCGGTTACAG ATATGGAAGGAGAGATTGATGCAAATGGGAGCCAGTATTGAGGACCATTTTTCCAAGAAGGTCACGCATGTTTTCGCCATGGATTCAAATTCACTCCTCAAAGAACTTGATCGAGAGCGGCTAATTCGGTCCAAAACG AAAGTACTCCTATATCAGTGGCTAGAGAACAGCTTGACCGAGGGGAAAATGGTGCCTGAGGATCTATATGTCTTATCTCTAGAATCTGGAGGAGGAGATATGCAGAATCCTTCTGCAGATAATACGAGTTTCTTTGATGATGGTGAACAGACTCCAAAGAAGAGCAGAATCTCTTATGAAGGGGCAAGTATTGCAAGCCCAGAACACAAAACGGATACAGAAGACCATACTGGTATTTTGTGCGACTCAGGTCACCCATCACACCTTTCAGGCTCGGAAATTACCAGTAAAATCATCCTTGATCCTCATGAGAATGCT GCTGTTACATCAGATTCATCAATGCTTTATAAGCCTCCTGACTTGAACAGGAATGTTACTGAGATATTTGGAAAGCTTGTCGACATTTATAGGG CCCTTGGTGACGATTGGAGATCATTCAGCTATTACAAATCCATCCCAGTTATTGAGAAATTGCCTTACAAAATTGAGAGTCCGGACCAGCTTAAACACCTTCCCGGAATTGGAAAGTCAATGCAAGAGCAT ATTCTGGAGATAGTAAACACTGGGAAGCTGTCCAAATTGGAACATTTTGAGAAGGATGAAAAG GTTCGAACAATCAGCTTATTTGGAGAAGTATGGGGCATTGGTCCAGCCACTGCTCTAAAACTTTATGAGAAAGGGCACAGAACTCTAGATGACCTAAAATATGAGGAATCATTGACAAATTCtcaaaaaataggattaaaatattttcaggACATCAAAACGAGGATCCCACGCCATGAG GTCGAAGAGATGGAGCGACTTCTGCAGAAGGCTGGAGAAGAGATTTTGCCTGGG GTAATTATTCTGTGTGGTGGATCATATAGACGTGGAAAGGCGTCTTGTGGGGATATGGATATTGTCATTACTCATCCTGATAGAAAAAG TCATGTAGGCTTTCTTCCAAAGTATGTAAAGCATCTGAAGGCAATAAATTTTTTGAGGGAAGATTTGGTCTTCAGCATTCACAGTGAAGAG GGTACGGATTCAGGAGTGGACACATATTTCGGTCTTTGCACCTATCCTGGTCGAGAGTTACGACATCGCATTGACTTCAAG GTATATCCAAGAGATATATATGCATTTGGACTGATAGCATGGACAGGGAATGACGTGTTGAACAGGAG GCTTAGATTATTGGCAGAATCGAAGGGCTTTCGACTGGATGATACAGGATTGTTTCCTGCTTTTCAAAGTTCTCATGCGAAGCGG GGTATGAAAGGGGCTAGCTTGAAGTTCGACACTGAAAAGGAAGTCTTTGATTTCCTTGGATTTCCCTGCCTTGAACCCCACGAGAGGAACTTGTGA